One window of Flavobacterium dauae genomic DNA carries:
- a CDS encoding shikimate dehydrogenase family protein translates to MNTYGLIGKNIDYSFSRNYFNNKFNNEHILNSQYINFDIDNLSKLNNIFKQNNKGYNVTIPYKKEIIPYLDALDIHSKKIGAVNTIQIKNGQKIGFNTDWIGFKKSLEPLLKTHHTQALILGTGGSSKAVAYALKQLQITYKTVSRTKGDFVYNQLNQKILSEYLLIINCTPLGTFPVVDVAPEIPYNFITKNHLAYDLIYNPAETLFLKNCREKGAVSKNGLEMLEIQAEESWKLWNR, encoded by the coding sequence ATGAACACCTACGGCTTAATCGGAAAAAATATCGACTATTCTTTTTCTCGGAATTATTTTAATAATAAGTTTAATAACGAGCATATATTAAATTCACAATATATTAATTTTGATATAGATAACTTATCTAAACTAAACAATATATTTAAGCAAAACAACAAAGGATATAACGTTACCATTCCGTATAAAAAAGAGATCATTCCGTATTTAGATGCATTAGATATTCATTCAAAAAAAATAGGTGCTGTTAATACCATTCAAATTAAAAACGGGCAAAAAATCGGTTTTAATACCGATTGGATTGGCTTTAAAAAATCGTTAGAACCTTTATTAAAAACCCATCACACCCAAGCATTAATTTTAGGAACAGGCGGATCAAGCAAAGCCGTTGCGTATGCGTTAAAGCAATTGCAAATTACCTACAAAACGGTATCGCGTACTAAGGGCGATTTTGTGTATAACCAACTCAATCAAAAAATACTTTCTGAATATCTTTTAATCATTAATTGTACGCCTTTGGGAACTTTCCCTGTGGTTGATGTCGCACCCGAAATTCCATATAATTTTATCACAAAAAATCATTTGGCATACGATTTAATTTACAATCCGGCAGAAACACTCTTTTTAAAAAATTGCAGAGAAAAAGGTGCTGTTTCCAAAAATGGTTTGGAAATGCTGGAAATTCAGGCAGAAGAATCGTGGAAACTATGGAACCGTTAG